The following are from one region of the Aquipuribacter nitratireducens genome:
- a CDS encoding TA system VapC family ribonuclease toxin has translation MRLVDANVLLYAVNSDTDHHDASRRWLDEALSGRDTVGFAWVALLAFLRLSTKAGLFPSPLAVDDAFDRVDAWLASPSAVLVRPGPEHGRVLRSLLERAGTGGNLVNDAHLAALALEQKATVVSYDDDFGRFPGVRWQRPA, from the coding sequence ATGAGGCTCGTCGACGCCAACGTCCTCCTGTACGCCGTCAACTCCGACACCGACCACCACGACGCGTCGCGTCGCTGGTTGGACGAGGCCCTCTCGGGGCGTGACACCGTCGGATTCGCCTGGGTCGCGCTGCTCGCCTTCCTCCGGCTGTCGACCAAGGCAGGGCTCTTCCCGTCCCCCCTCGCCGTCGACGACGCGTTCGACCGTGTGGACGCCTGGCTCGCCTCACCGTCCGCCGTCCTCGTCCGGCCCGGCCCCGAGCACGGCCGCGTGCTCAGGTCGCTGCTCGAGCGCGCGGGCACGGGCGGCAACCTCGTGAACGACGCGCACCTCGCGGCTCTCGCTCTCGAGCAGAAGGCGACCGTCGTGTCCTACGACGACGACTTCGGCCGCTTCCCCGGCGTGCGCTGGCAGCGACCCGCCTGA
- a CDS encoding multicopper oxidase family protein, which yields MIHTRARSDSPTRRDALKLGLAGALGSAGLFVPLSTMAPASAKSASDLRRENFPVPFTSPFRVPPTLRPYEWGEDEAGRFARYSVVERTGTAAIVPGLVTPIAGYNGLFPGPTIRVEKGVRSELRVRNKLTINPLHGNEFATSTHLHGHASRPQYDGYASDVTPPGQVKTYRYENVQHARTMWYHDHHVHTTAKNAYSGLAAFYLINDEYERAQLPQGRYDVPIMLTDAIFARDGRLVYDDGGAGEHDGLWGDVVLVNGVPWPIMDVEPRVYRFRILNAAVARSFRPTLSDGNPLVVVGTDGGLVPYPAAVPSYRHGNAERYEVLVDFRGHRPGDTVDLLNLSNANNDDYDDTDKIMRFRVVEDHGDPDPYVVPSSLDPGPAPYGMNIFDLTEADVTYPRRRRLRVNKEGDPEEWVINDRTWHDVEASGFTLIEGNPAPGAVEIWEVENTGGGWFHPLHIHLSDFLVLGRNTNGGKPFAWECGAKDTVYVGENERVTLLIPFDLPPGNDGGRYMIHCHNLAHEDHDMMVQYAVGDPTVNDPIYTDPCVEDHLPDDDERYEGDDDGPTPTATATSTGTTSPTVTPSTSATPSETVTPTASATPTASATPTASATPTATQPSRTRGPSSKPKPSPTRSRKGT from the coding sequence ATGATCCACACCCGAGCACGCTCGGACAGTCCCACCCGTCGAGACGCCCTCAAGCTCGGCCTCGCCGGCGCGCTCGGCAGTGCGGGGCTCTTCGTCCCCCTCTCCACCATGGCACCGGCGTCGGCGAAGTCCGCGTCGGACCTGCGCCGCGAGAACTTCCCGGTCCCCTTCACCTCCCCCTTCCGGGTGCCTCCCACGCTCCGGCCGTACGAGTGGGGAGAGGACGAGGCGGGCCGCTTCGCCCGCTACAGCGTCGTCGAGCGGACCGGCACCGCCGCGATCGTCCCCGGTCTCGTCACCCCCATCGCGGGGTACAACGGACTGTTCCCCGGACCGACGATCCGGGTGGAGAAGGGCGTGCGGTCGGAGCTGCGCGTCCGGAACAAGCTGACGATCAACCCGCTGCACGGCAACGAGTTCGCCACCTCGACGCACCTGCACGGGCACGCCTCGCGTCCCCAGTACGACGGGTACGCCTCGGACGTCACGCCTCCCGGCCAGGTGAAGACCTACCGCTACGAGAACGTCCAGCACGCACGGACGATGTGGTACCACGACCACCACGTGCACACGACGGCGAAGAACGCGTACTCGGGGCTCGCCGCCTTCTACCTCATCAACGACGAGTACGAGCGCGCCCAGCTCCCGCAGGGCCGCTACGACGTGCCGATCATGCTGACGGACGCGATCTTCGCGCGCGACGGCCGGCTCGTGTACGACGACGGCGGCGCGGGCGAGCACGACGGGCTCTGGGGCGACGTCGTCCTCGTCAACGGCGTGCCGTGGCCGATCATGGACGTCGAGCCCCGCGTCTACCGCTTCCGCATCCTCAACGCGGCCGTCGCGCGCTCGTTCCGCCCCACGCTGTCCGACGGCAACCCCCTCGTCGTCGTCGGCACCGACGGCGGGCTGGTCCCGTACCCCGCCGCCGTGCCGTCGTACCGGCACGGCAACGCCGAGCGCTACGAGGTGCTCGTCGACTTCCGCGGACACCGGCCCGGCGACACCGTCGACCTCCTCAACCTCAGCAACGCGAACAACGACGACTACGACGACACCGACAAGATCATGCGCTTCCGCGTGGTCGAGGACCACGGAGACCCGGACCCGTACGTCGTGCCGAGCTCCCTCGACCCGGGGCCGGCGCCGTACGGGATGAACATCTTCGACCTCACCGAGGCGGACGTCACCTACCCCCGGCGCCGTCGGCTGCGCGTCAACAAGGAGGGTGACCCGGAGGAGTGGGTCATCAACGACCGGACGTGGCACGACGTCGAGGCGAGCGGCTTCACCCTCATCGAGGGCAACCCCGCGCCGGGAGCCGTCGAGATCTGGGAGGTCGAGAACACGGGCGGTGGCTGGTTCCACCCCCTGCACATCCACCTCTCCGACTTCCTCGTCCTCGGGCGCAACACCAACGGGGGCAAGCCGTTCGCGTGGGAGTGCGGGGCGAAGGACACCGTGTACGTCGGCGAGAACGAGCGGGTGACGCTGCTTATCCCGTTCGACCTTCCCCCTGGGAACGACGGCGGCCGGTACATGATCCACTGCCACAACCTCGCGCACGAGGACCACGACATGATGGTCCAGTACGCCGTCGGTGACCCCACGGTCAACGACCCCATCTACACCGACCCCTGCGTCGAGGACCACCTGCCGGACGACGACGAGAGGTACGAGGGCGACGACGACGGACCGACGCCGACGGCGACCGCGACGTCGACGGGGACCACCTCGCCGACCGTGACGCCGAGCACGAGCGCCACGCCGAGCGAGACCGTCACGCCGACGGCGAGCGCCACGCCGACGGCGAGCGCCACACCGACGGCGAGCGCCACACCGACGGCGACCCAGCCGTCGAGGACCCGCGGCCCGTCCTCCAAGCCGAAGCCGTCGCCGACGCGGAGCAGGAAGGGCACGTGA
- a CDS encoding DUF2252 domain-containing protein yields MTHVVHADAPAQPYLTLRDRPTPRAERWAMGKALRQRVKRSDLGTWEVPDDRVDPVALVEESHEGREEWLVPVRVGRMVASPYGFLRGSAIVMAADCAALPSTGIQPVICGDSHVGNFGFYGSPERELVLDLNDFDEAHPGPWEWDLRRLCASTWVAGRQNGHSEGDCAEAVTSCSAAYRRQVRRLADEPLLTRSFERLDLDSLLAGTDDDELSEAIEKAAGKARSRTSDRALPRFTEQDEAGGRRIVEEPPLITRLDPVHSEALAIGLDEYLTTLPSHWRRLLGGYTVLDMAHKVVGVGSVGLRAYVALCEGSSPDDVLFLQLKQARRSVVAPYVHGDSAWHEHQGQRVVEYQQALQTVSDPLLGWTTVEGRQFYVRQFRNMKGTLALDRIGATAFADYVGICGRLLAKGHARTSGASMIAGYVGKGEVLDEAMCRFARAYADQTEADHAALSRAVRDGRVAAEHGL; encoded by the coding sequence GTGACCCACGTCGTCCACGCCGACGCCCCGGCGCAGCCGTACCTGACCCTGCGGGACCGGCCGACGCCGCGCGCCGAGCGGTGGGCGATGGGCAAGGCGCTGCGCCAGAGGGTGAAGCGCTCGGACCTCGGCACGTGGGAGGTCCCGGACGACCGCGTCGACCCGGTCGCGCTCGTCGAGGAGTCGCACGAGGGGCGCGAGGAGTGGCTCGTCCCCGTGCGCGTCGGCCGGATGGTCGCCTCCCCCTACGGCTTCCTCCGCGGCAGCGCGATCGTCATGGCGGCCGACTGCGCCGCGCTCCCGTCCACCGGCATCCAGCCCGTCATCTGCGGCGACTCCCACGTCGGGAACTTCGGCTTCTACGGCTCGCCGGAGCGCGAGCTCGTGCTCGACCTCAACGACTTCGACGAGGCGCACCCCGGTCCCTGGGAGTGGGACCTGCGCCGGCTGTGCGCGAGCACGTGGGTCGCGGGGCGTCAGAACGGGCACTCGGAGGGCGACTGCGCCGAGGCGGTCACCTCCTGCTCCGCCGCGTACCGTCGGCAGGTGCGCCGTCTCGCGGACGAGCCTCTGCTCACCCGTTCGTTCGAGCGCCTCGACCTCGACAGCCTCCTGGCCGGCACCGACGACGACGAGCTGTCGGAGGCCATCGAGAAGGCCGCCGGCAAGGCCCGCAGCCGCACGAGCGACCGGGCCCTGCCCCGCTTCACCGAGCAGGACGAGGCCGGCGGGCGCCGGATCGTCGAGGAGCCGCCGCTCATCACGCGGCTCGACCCCGTCCACAGCGAGGCGCTCGCGATCGGCCTCGACGAGTACCTCACGACGCTGCCCTCGCACTGGCGACGGCTGCTCGGCGGGTACACGGTCCTCGACATGGCCCACAAGGTCGTGGGCGTCGGCAGCGTCGGGCTGCGCGCGTACGTCGCGCTCTGCGAAGGCAGCAGCCCCGACGACGTCCTGTTCCTCCAGCTCAAGCAGGCCCGGCGCTCGGTCGTCGCCCCCTACGTGCACGGCGACTCCGCATGGCACGAGCACCAGGGCCAGCGGGTCGTGGAGTACCAGCAGGCGCTGCAGACCGTCAGCGACCCGCTGCTGGGCTGGACGACGGTCGAGGGCCGCCAGTTCTACGTACGCCAGTTCCGGAACATGAAGGGCACCCTCGCCCTCGACCGGATCGGCGCGACGGCGTTCGCCGACTACGTCGGCATCTGCGGGCGGCTCCTCGCGAAGGGCCACGCCCGCACGAGCGGCGCCTCGATGATCGCGGGCTACGTCGGCAAGGGAGAGGTCCTCGACGAGGCGATGTGCCGTTTCGCCCGCGCCTACGCCGACCAGACCGAGGCCGACCACGCCGCGCTGTCGCGCGCCGTCCGCGACGGCAGGGTCGCGGCCGAGCACGGCCTGTGA
- a CDS encoding glycoside hydrolase family 32 protein, translated as MTLRGEGRPVLHATVREGWLNDPLGLTWLGGRYHLFLQNVPGRTDWAPGCHWAHLTSADLLHWQEGPVALAPGGGEDGCWSGCVVPGPRPEDATLFYTAVDVTDVHQGRVRVARPTDASWDGWTKGDVVAGVPDGYTAVAHRDPFVLRDGGVWRMLTGAGRPDGTATALVHTSTDLRTWVYDGELAARHTDERHPVWTGTVWECPQLFPLDGRWVLVVSVWEADVTHHVVWAVGDYADGRFEAASWGRLAYGPSYYATSTFTDQARRRCLVHWLRGVADRDGGGWAGAISLPHVVRLDGDRLVVEPHPAVTAARTTTHDVTAGDRTTIPALADLEWDLPTQGTAVLDLGGRARLDVVVGASVTLVTAEGSWQAPDPGDRLRVVVDGPTLEVFGADGLLAAPLPGLAPDTTLGVSVPAGRLTAHRLG; from the coding sequence GTGACGCTCCGGGGCGAGGGACGACCGGTCCTCCACGCGACCGTCCGGGAGGGCTGGCTCAACGACCCCCTCGGCCTCACGTGGCTGGGCGGGCGCTACCACCTGTTCCTCCAGAACGTGCCCGGCCGCACGGACTGGGCGCCGGGCTGCCACTGGGCGCACCTCACGAGCGCAGACCTCCTGCACTGGCAGGAGGGGCCCGTCGCGCTCGCCCCGGGCGGCGGGGAGGACGGCTGCTGGTCGGGGTGCGTCGTGCCGGGCCCACGGCCCGAGGACGCCACCCTCTTCTACACCGCCGTCGACGTCACCGACGTGCACCAGGGCCGGGTGCGCGTCGCCCGACCGACGGACGCGTCGTGGGACGGGTGGACGAAGGGCGACGTCGTCGCCGGCGTCCCGGACGGGTACACGGCGGTGGCGCACCGGGACCCGTTCGTCCTCCGCGACGGCGGGGTGTGGCGGATGCTCACCGGCGCCGGCCGACCTGACGGGACCGCGACCGCGCTCGTCCACACCTCCACCGACCTGCGGACCTGGGTTTACGACGGCGAGCTCGCCGCCCGGCACACCGACGAGCGGCACCCGGTGTGGACGGGGACGGTGTGGGAGTGCCCGCAGCTGTTCCCGCTCGACGGGCGCTGGGTCCTCGTCGTGTCGGTGTGGGAGGCGGACGTCACCCACCACGTCGTGTGGGCGGTGGGCGACTACGCCGACGGCCGCTTCGAGGCCGCGTCGTGGGGGCGGCTGGCGTACGGACCGTCGTACTACGCGACGAGCACGTTCACCGACCAGGCCCGTCGGCGGTGTCTCGTGCACTGGCTCCGCGGCGTCGCCGACCGGGACGGCGGCGGCTGGGCGGGTGCGATCAGCCTGCCGCACGTCGTCCGGCTCGACGGCGACCGCCTCGTCGTCGAGCCGCACCCCGCCGTGACCGCCGCCCGGACGACCACCCACGACGTGACGGCAGGCGACCGGACCACGATCCCGGCGCTCGCCGACCTCGAGTGGGACCTCCCCACGCAGGGCACGGCCGTGCTCGACCTCGGTGGGCGGGCCCGGCTCGACGTGGTCGTCGGCGCCTCCGTCACCCTCGTGACGGCCGAGGGGTCGTGGCAGGCACCTGACCCCGGCGACCGGCTGCGGGTCGTGGTCGACGGGCCCACCCTCGAGGTGTTCGGCGCGGACGGCCTGCTCGCGGCGCCGCTGCCGGGTCTCGCACCGGACACGACGCTCGGGGTGTCGGTGCCCGCCGGGCGACTCACCGCCCACCGGCTCGGCTGA
- a CDS encoding antitoxin, with product MRTTVTLDADTEQLVRRAMRERGLTFKQALNDAIRRGATATVEPTPFRTATASMGVPTVPLERALQLAAELEDEELVRRMRARR from the coding sequence ATGCGGACGACCGTCACGCTCGACGCCGACACCGAGCAGCTGGTGCGGCGGGCGATGCGTGAACGCGGTCTCACCTTCAAGCAGGCGCTCAACGACGCCATCCGCCGAGGCGCGACCGCAACCGTGGAACCGACCCCCTTCCGGACGGCGACCGCGTCGATGGGGGTGCCGACGGTTCCCCTCGAGCGGGCGCTGCAGCTCGCGGCCGAGCTCGAGGACGAGGAGCTCGTCCGGCGTATGCGGGCTCGCCGATGA
- a CDS encoding dicarboxylate/amino acid:cation symporter, with amino-acid sequence MLRALTRVPFGAQVLVGLVLGVVLGVVAREMGPTADGDNWLATALATLGSSFVALLRTIVPPLVFLAIVASIANLRQVTNAARLAGQTLLWFAITALIAVGIGLGLGLLTNPGRTTSVDASAAEAPSSTGSWLDFLTGLVPANVLGLQASTSAADDGSLSTGLSFNVLQIIVVAIAVGVAALKVGSAAEPFLAFSRSALAVVQKVLWWVIRLSPIGTVGLLGNAVAQYGWDALAPLGTFVGAVYAGLLIVLLVVYPVLLRAHGLSPLRWFAGAWPAIQLAFVSRSSVGTLPVTERVTVRNLGVPRSYASFAVPLGATTKMDGCAAIYPAIAAIFVAEFFDVPLGVTDYLLIAFVSVVGSAATAGLTGAVVMLTLTLSTLGLPLEGVGLLLAVDPILDMGRTAVNVAGQSLVPTIVAKREGILDEAVFARTNAGDPFADDADDTDDTDHADDRRDESTVAQVPSTTEDRGEPARV; translated from the coding sequence ATGCTGCGTGCGCTCACGCGTGTCCCCTTCGGCGCCCAGGTCCTCGTCGGTCTCGTCCTCGGCGTCGTCCTCGGCGTCGTCGCCCGCGAGATGGGCCCGACCGCCGACGGCGACAACTGGCTCGCCACCGCCCTCGCGACCCTCGGCTCCTCCTTCGTCGCGCTGCTTCGGACGATCGTCCCGCCCCTCGTGTTCCTCGCGATCGTCGCGAGCATCGCCAACCTCCGGCAGGTGACGAACGCCGCCCGCCTCGCCGGACAGACCCTCCTGTGGTTCGCGATCACCGCCCTCATCGCCGTCGGCATCGGCCTCGGTCTCGGCCTGCTCACGAACCCCGGCCGGACCACGAGCGTCGACGCGTCGGCGGCCGAGGCGCCGTCGAGCACCGGCTCGTGGCTCGACTTCCTCACCGGGCTCGTCCCCGCGAACGTCCTCGGGCTGCAGGCGTCGACGTCCGCCGCGGACGACGGCAGCCTGTCCACGGGCCTGTCGTTCAACGTCCTCCAGATCATCGTCGTCGCGATCGCCGTCGGGGTCGCCGCGCTCAAGGTCGGATCCGCCGCGGAGCCGTTCCTCGCGTTCTCCCGCTCCGCGCTCGCCGTCGTCCAGAAGGTCCTGTGGTGGGTCATCCGGCTGTCGCCGATCGGCACCGTCGGCCTCCTGGGCAACGCCGTCGCGCAGTACGGCTGGGACGCGCTCGCCCCGCTCGGCACCTTCGTCGGCGCCGTCTACGCCGGTCTCCTGATCGTCCTGCTCGTCGTCTACCCGGTGCTCCTGCGGGCGCACGGGCTCAGCCCGCTGCGCTGGTTCGCCGGGGCGTGGCCTGCGATCCAGCTCGCGTTCGTCTCCCGCTCGTCGGTCGGCACCCTCCCCGTGACGGAGCGCGTAACGGTCCGCAACCTCGGGGTGCCCCGCTCGTACGCGTCGTTCGCCGTGCCGCTCGGCGCGACGACGAAGATGGACGGCTGCGCGGCGATCTACCCCGCGATCGCGGCGATCTTCGTCGCGGAGTTCTTCGACGTCCCGCTCGGCGTCACCGACTACCTCCTCATCGCGTTCGTCTCCGTCGTCGGCTCGGCGGCCACCGCCGGGCTCACGGGTGCGGTCGTCATGCTCACCCTCACCCTGTCGACGCTGGGGCTGCCGCTGGAGGGTGTCGGTCTGCTGCTTGCCGTCGACCCGATCCTCGACATGGGCCGCACCGCGGTGAACGTCGCCGGGCAGTCGCTCGTCCCGACGATCGTCGCGAAGCGCGAGGGCATCCTCGACGAGGCGGTGTTCGCGCGGACGAACGCCGGTGACCCGTTCGCGGACGACGCCGACGACACCGACGACACCGACCACGCCGACGACCGGCGGGACGAGTCCACGGTGGCGCAGGTCCCGTCGACGACCGAGGACCGTGGCGAGCCCGCCCGGGTCTGA